The following proteins are encoded in a genomic region of Zea mays cultivar B73 chromosome 9, Zm-B73-REFERENCE-NAM-5.0, whole genome shotgun sequence:
- the LOC100191649 gene encoding uncharacterized protein LOC100191649, which yields MVTSGEQSAGGGSAARASKLRYPLRSASKGKAAVVSPAADAPPTISAPRRAKPSSDVSKSMCLDLSVKDNSAKPPRRHSIQTKPGASPRPTPSGTVTPVSGVRSKRSESQGRFDTPTSEVSMSISRRKFSTLSSISYWMTQIRLAEAASKHSVSLGFFKLALESECEPLDRMREELKSYVARHGLATELEDPVKDILQVYDILDDFEKLKISAEPSQQPKKSDKAARTATNASPNGNLKPRSLNSDATESKEAVKKESIQKVNPGARIRGSCNRNPVKNTTAKEAVAKNTGKETKKGAKGQQEVSEAPSALPNQESADVVKEITHEDKENMGDIEMAVDVAVAQDI from the exons ATGGTCACTTCCGGCGAACAATCGGCTGGCGGCG GGTCTGCGGCGAGGGCGTCGAAGCTGCGGTACCCGCTGCGGTCGGCGAGCAAGGGGAAGGCGGCGGTCGTTTCCCCGGCGGCTGATGCTCCTCCCACCATCTCTGCTCCGCGACG GGCAAAACCATCTTCAGATGTCAGCAAGAGCATGTGTTTAGACCTTTCTGTGAAGGATAATTCTGCCAAACCCCCACGGAGGCACTCAATACAAACCAAGCCAGGAGCTAGCCCAAGGCCAACACCTTCTGGAACTGTGACTCCGGTGTCTGGGGTTCGGTCAAAGAGGTCGGAAAGCCAGGGGAGGTTTGATACCCCGACATCAGAAGTGTCCATGTCCATCTCAAGGCGCAAGTTCAGCACGCTTTCTTCAATCTCGTACTGGATGACACAGATCAGGCTGGCAGAGGCTGCTTCCAAGCACTCGGTTTCTCTGGGCTTCTTTAAGCTTGCTCTTGAATCAGAATGTGAG CCTTTGGACCGGATGAGGGAAGAACTCAAGTCCTACGTAGCACGGCATGGCCTGGCGACAGAATTGGAGGACCCAGTTAAGGACATTCTCCAGGTTTATGATATTTTGGATGATTTTGAGAAGCTGAAGATCTCTGCAGAGCCCTCACAGCAACCAAAAAAGTCTGACAAGGCTGCTCGTACTGCCACAAATGCGTCACCGAATGGTAACCTGAAGCCAAGGTCACTGAACTCTGATGCTACTGAAAGCAAGGAAGCTGTAAAGAAAGAGAGCATTCAGAAAGTAAATCCTGGTGCAAGGATCAGAGGCTCCTGTAACAGGAATCCAGTCAAAAACACCACCGCAAAGGAAGCAGTTGCCAAGAACACCGGTAAGGAAACCAAGAAAGGGGCCAAGGGTCAGCAGGAAGTTAGCGAGGCTCCGTCAGCCCTTCCAAATCAGGAATCTG CTGATGTTGTGAAGGAGATCACCCATGAAGATAAAGAGAACATG GGCGATATTGAAATGGCAGTGGATGTTGCCGTAGCCCAAGATATCTAG
- the LOC100281168 gene encoding NADP-dependent oxidoreductase P2 isoform X2: MEVVNRYVATRHHIEGAPTEADFEVKEEMARWAPDSGEVLVRNLYLSIDPYQLNRMKRSSVTHLAVEGILPGQRITTYAAGEVVASACEEYKAGDKVAGVLGWEDYTLFKPSPAVVMSKVADDAAGFPLSHHINVLGTSGMTAYGGFFEVCKPVKGEKVFVSAASGSVGSLVGQFAKLAGCYVVGCAGTAAKVDLLKGKLGFDDAFNYKEEPDLKSALKRYFPDGIDIYFENVGGEMLEAALANMNPYGRVALSGVISEYTGGARRAVPDLLEVIYKRITIRGFFAYDFLSKFAEFNAVIGGWVRDGKVQVLEDVSDGLESVPSAFAALFRGQNVGKKLVKLA; encoded by the exons ATGGAGGTGGTGAACAGGTACGTCGCCACCCGGCACCACATCGAGGGCGCCCCGACGGAGGCCGATTTTGAGGTGAAGGAGGAGATGGCGAGGTGGGCGCCGGACTCCGGCGAGGTGCTCGTCAGGAACCTGTACCTGTCCATCGACCCGTACCAGCTCAACCGCATGAAGCGGAGCAGCGTGACGCACCTCGCCGTCGAAGGCATCCTGCCCGGCCAG AGGATCACTACGTACGCGGCCGGCGAGGTAGTGGCGTCGGCGTGTGAGGAGTACAAGGCGGGCGACAAGGTGGCCGGCGTGCTCGGGTGGGAAGACTACACGCTGTTCAAGCCGTCCCCGGCCGTGGTCATGTCCAAGGTCGCCGACGACGCCGCGGGCTTCCCCCTGTCCCACCACATCAATGTGCTGGGCACCAGCGGCATGACCGCATACGGTGGCTTCTTCGAGGTGTGCAAGCCGGTGAAGGGGGAGAAGGTGTTCGTGTCGGCGGCGTCGGGCTCCGTCGGCAGCCTCGTCGGCCAGTTCGCCAAGCTCGCCGGCTGCTACGTCGTCGGGTGCGCCGGGACCGCAGCCAAG GTTGATCTGCTCAAAGGCAAGCTGGGATTCGACGATGCTTTCAACTACAAAGAGGAACCTGACCTGAAATCGGCGCTGAAGAG GTACTTCCCCGACGGCATCGACATCTACTTCGAGAACGTGGGCGGGGAGATGCTGGAGGCGGCGCTGGCCAACATGAACCCCTACGGCCGGGTGGCGCTCAGCGGCGTCATCTCCGAGTACACGGGCGGCGCCCGGCGCGCGGTGCCGGACCTGCTGGAGGTGATCTACAAGCGTATCACCATCCGGGGCTTCTTCGCCTACGACTTCTTGTCCAAGTTCGCGGAGTTCAACGCCGTCATCGGCGGCTGGGTCCGGGACGGCAAGGTCCAGGTGCTCGAGGACGTCTCCGACGGGCTGGAGAGCGTCCCGTCGGCGTTCGCCGCGCTGTTCCGCGGCCAGAACGTTGGCAAGAAGCTCGTTAAGCTGGCGTAG
- the LOC100281168 gene encoding NADP-dependent oxidoreductase P2 isoform X1 encodes MEVVNRYVATRHHIEGAPTEADFEVKEEMARWAPDSGEVLVRNLYLSIDPYQLNRMKRSSVTHLAVEGILPGQAASTLLSPSPSVKRITTYAAGEVVASACEEYKAGDKVAGVLGWEDYTLFKPSPAVVMSKVADDAAGFPLSHHINVLGTSGMTAYGGFFEVCKPVKGEKVFVSAASGSVGSLVGQFAKLAGCYVVGCAGTAAKVDLLKGKLGFDDAFNYKEEPDLKSALKRYFPDGIDIYFENVGGEMLEAALANMNPYGRVALSGVISEYTGGARRAVPDLLEVIYKRITIRGFFAYDFLSKFAEFNAVIGGWVRDGKVQVLEDVSDGLESVPSAFAALFRGQNVGKKLVKLA; translated from the exons ATGGAGGTGGTGAACAGGTACGTCGCCACCCGGCACCACATCGAGGGCGCCCCGACGGAGGCCGATTTTGAGGTGAAGGAGGAGATGGCGAGGTGGGCGCCGGACTCCGGCGAGGTGCTCGTCAGGAACCTGTACCTGTCCATCGACCCGTACCAGCTCAACCGCATGAAGCGGAGCAGCGTGACGCACCTCGCCGTCGAAGGCATCCTGCCCGGCCAG GCTGCTTCTACTCTATTATCTCCGTCTCCGTCCGTGAAGAGGATCACTACGTACGCGGCCGGCGAGGTAGTGGCGTCGGCGTGTGAGGAGTACAAGGCGGGCGACAAGGTGGCCGGCGTGCTCGGGTGGGAAGACTACACGCTGTTCAAGCCGTCCCCGGCCGTGGTCATGTCCAAGGTCGCCGACGACGCCGCGGGCTTCCCCCTGTCCCACCACATCAATGTGCTGGGCACCAGCGGCATGACCGCATACGGTGGCTTCTTCGAGGTGTGCAAGCCGGTGAAGGGGGAGAAGGTGTTCGTGTCGGCGGCGTCGGGCTCCGTCGGCAGCCTCGTCGGCCAGTTCGCCAAGCTCGCCGGCTGCTACGTCGTCGGGTGCGCCGGGACCGCAGCCAAG GTTGATCTGCTCAAAGGCAAGCTGGGATTCGACGATGCTTTCAACTACAAAGAGGAACCTGACCTGAAATCGGCGCTGAAGAG GTACTTCCCCGACGGCATCGACATCTACTTCGAGAACGTGGGCGGGGAGATGCTGGAGGCGGCGCTGGCCAACATGAACCCCTACGGCCGGGTGGCGCTCAGCGGCGTCATCTCCGAGTACACGGGCGGCGCCCGGCGCGCGGTGCCGGACCTGCTGGAGGTGATCTACAAGCGTATCACCATCCGGGGCTTCTTCGCCTACGACTTCTTGTCCAAGTTCGCGGAGTTCAACGCCGTCATCGGCGGCTGGGTCCGGGACGGCAAGGTCCAGGTGCTCGAGGACGTCTCCGACGGGCTGGAGAGCGTCCCGTCGGCGTTCGCCGCGCTGTTCCGCGGCCAGAACGTTGGCAAGAAGCTCGTTAAGCTGGCGTAG